The following nucleotide sequence is from Paenibacillus andongensis.
TAAGAAAGCCGCACTAACGGTATTTGCCCGCCATGGAATTGCAGGAACTAAAATGAGCATGATCGCGGCAGAAGCTGGTATCAGTCAAGGCCTCTTCTACCGTTATTATAGCTCCAAAGATTCACTATTCATTGCACTCGTTCAAGAACTCATGGAAGAAGCAGGAAAGGAAATTGCTTACATTGCTCAAATACCTGGCACTCCCGTGGAACAACTTAAAGCGTTAACTCAAGGAATGCTGGATGAAGACAATAAACATGCCTTCATGCTTATTCAACAGGCACGAAAAAATGAGGATGTACCCGAAGAGGTCAAACAAGCCCTTGAAAAACACTCACCGAAAGTTCTAATTGATTTGCTAGTCCCACTATTTATCAAAGGACAGCAAGCCGGAGAATTCTCCGCAGGTGATCCCAGGGAGCTATTATCGTGGTATTTTAACATCATCAATAGTCTGATTATGCAAGAACAAGAATATGAAGAATATGGGTTCCCAAGCGTGGATATTCTCATGCGGATTATTACGAAATAACTCAAAAGAAACGATATCGTAAATAAAAAAAAGATTGCCCCTATCCGGTCTTTCATGACCAGGTGGTTGGCAATCTTTTTGGTTTCACTTAATGAGCGTTAGTTGGGAGAAAGTCTAACTGTTTTTTTGTCTCAATGCCGTTAACCTGTTTCTCTTGCTTCTTAAACATGGTAACCAAAACCGTTAGCAAGATACTGCTTAAAATGGTTGCAAAAAGAATCCATACATCTTTCCCCGTTTGAATTCCGCCAAATTGTACATTCATGATTCCTTCAACCGCATAGGTTGCCGGGAGAAATTGGCCCAAAGATTGATAAAAATCGCTTAACATTTGTTTCGGTACAATGGTTCCGGAAGTGACTAGCTGTAAAGATAGCATAGCCATATTTACAAACATGCCTGCCATCCCCAATAACGTAAGGAACGTCTGGGCGAAAAACATGAATGCCAAAAGAGTTAAACAATGAAACAACCAGAAGGTACCGAAGCCACTTCCCATTTGGCCGCCAAGCAAAGCGATCACAGAAGAACCAACAATCGAGATAAGGAATGCAGCAAATACTGTAATCAATGAACGGATGGCAACATGTCGCCATTTAGAAATAACTGTTCCTATCGATTCGGTTGCCTGATGGAGATTCATAGCCATTAACATCGCACCCACATAAGAGGCTAACACCAACATCATAGGTACCATTTGATTATGCATGCCGCGGACGGGATTCAAAAGTTGTTCATTTGACTTTACTTTATTCAAAAGATTTTGTGCAGTTTCTGACGCCTCCTGAGCAGGTAATTTTAATTGTTGTAAGGCGATCTGTGTTCCTTGAAGAGAAGCCTTGTGATTCAATTCATAGGTAACTTTGGTAACTAGGGTTTGCATAACGCTTTTAGTTAACTGTGGATTAGATTCGTTAATGAGATAGGATAGCTCCGCTTGCTTACCGGGTGTTGTTAATGATTGGCCAAAGTTAGTCGGGATCGTCAAAACTAAATGAACATCACGCCCAAGCAGATCAACCATCGCCTGCTCTTTTGTCGAGGATATGATTTCAAAAAGCAAATTACTTTGTAATTGGTTTTCGATGCTTTTACCGAACTCGCCATCTTCATTGACGATAGCAATTTTCAGATGAGAAACCCGATCCTGTACGCCATCATAGGCTGTCATCCAAACAACACAAAAAATAAGTTGAGCCATCAAGGCCACGACTACGGCCACAATGGTTTGTGGCTTTTTTAAATACATGAATAAAGAGTTCTTCATTTCGTTTCCCCATTCCATTTGATTGGTTACTATTAACATAGGTCAATATTAACCTATAAAATTTAATGAGTCAACAAAAATATAAGTTAAATTTAACCTATGTAAAAAAGTTGTTAATCATAAAGTTATAGATTAAAATGAACCTATTACATAAAAACAATTCATTATACGAGGAGTTGTCGTCCACATGAGCTCAATTCGCTATGCCCTCCTTACCTTATTGGCTCGCGAGCCTCTTAGCGGTTATGATATCAAGCAGCAGATGAACAGTCGAATCGGACCTTTTTGGAAAGTAGGCAGCAATCAAGTATATCCTGAACTGTCAAAAATGGAGGCCGAAGGCTTGGTGGCCCTGCAAACTGTAGAGCAGCTTAGCTATCGCCCTGCCAGGAAATTGTATGAGATAACAGAGGTTGGTCGTGAGGCGTTAATTCAATGGACGCTAAATCCGGAGGAAGTTGAAAATGTTCGTGATGACTTTCTTTTGAAAGCTTATAATTCATGGTTGATTGAGCCAGAGAAGATGATCATACGAATTGAGGAGAAAAAGAAGCAGCACCAAGAGCGTTTAACCGCCTATCTGGACAAGGTTGCGGAGCTTACGCAATTACTTGGTCATTCCAAGGGCGATCAACCTCTTGATTCGAGCATCTCGGTGGTGGAATTCGGCATTGAATATGAACGTATGTATATGGATTGGTGCGATAAGCTCATAGAAAAGCTGCAAAAAATTCATAGTGAATGAAATATTGACAATAAAATTAATGAATGTTATAAAAGTAAGGAATGGCACTCAGCAATTGAGAGTGCTAATAACCATCTCTGACTAATTTCTACATATTTGAAAGGAGATCTCCCATTGGAAAAGAAACAGTTTCAAGCCGAATCCAAACGCTTATTGGAAATGATGATCAATTCGATTTATACGCAAAGAGAGATATTTCTAAGAGAGCTTATCTCCAATGCCAGTGATGCTATCGACAAAATTTACTACAAAGCTTTGACCGATGACACGTTGGTTTTTGACAAAGATAGTTATTTCATCAAAGTGATTGCCGATAAAACGAATCGCACACTCACACTTCGTGATACAGGTATTGGGATGACAAAGGAAGATTTGGAGAATAACCTGGGGATCATTGCGAAGAGCGGATCTTTGGCCTTCAAAAAAGAAAATGAAGCAAAGGACGGTCACAATATCATCGGCCAGTTCGGCGTTGGCTTCTATTCAGCTTTTATGGTTGCAGATGTCGTTACGGTTATTAGTAGAGCGCTAGGCAGCGATGTAGCTTACAAGTGGGAGTCCACTGGTGCTGATGGCTACACGATTGAAACGGCGGAGAAAGACGAAGTGGGCACGGAGATTATCCTGAAAATTAAGGATAATACGGAAGATGAGAATTTCGATGAGTATTTAGACGAGTATCGTTTAAAAGCGATCATCAAAAAGTATTCCGATTTCATCCGTTACCCTATTAAAATGGATATTACCGGAAAAAGGCTGAAAGAAGGCAGCGAAAGCGACTTCGAGGATTACCAAGAAGAGCAGCATGTCAACAGCATGGTTCCAATCTGGAGAAAAAACAAAAGTGAACTGACTCCGGAAGATTACGAGAAATTCTATCACGAGAAACATTACGGCTTCGATAAGCCGCTTAAACATATTCACGTCAGCGCAGATGGCGCTGTCGTCTATCAAGCAATCCTCTTTATCCCGGAAAATATCCCTTTTGACTATTATTCCAAAGAGTACGAAAAGGGCTTGGAGCTCTACGCCAATGGCGTATTGATCATGAACAAATGTGCAGACTTACTTCCTGACTATTTCAGCTTCGTTAAAGGAATGGTTGATTCCGAAAGCCTGTCGCTCAACATTTCCAGAGAAATGCTGCAGCATGACCGTCAATTGAAGCTGATTGCCAAGAACATTTCGAGCAAAATCAAAGGCCAGCTGCAAAGCCTGCTGAAGGACGAAAGGGAGAAATATGAGCAATTCTACAAATCCTTCGGCCGTCAGCTCAAATTCGGTGTCTACAGCGATTACGGAAGCCATAAGGACGTCTTGCAGGATCTATTGATGTTCCATTCCTCCAAGGAGAAAAAGCTGGTTACGCTCGACGAGTACGTAGCAAGAATGCCGGAAGATCAGAAGTACATTTACTACGCTTCCGGTGAATCGATGGAAAGAATCGATAAGCTACCACAAACAGAGCTTGTCACTGATAAAGGCTATGAGATTTTGTATTTCACCGATGATATCGATGAATTCGCGATCAAAATGATCATGACCTACAAAGAAAAAGAGTTTAAATCCGTTTCAAGCGGCGATCTTGGTATTGAAGTTGATGACAACCAATCAGAAACCGATGCTGACAAAAATGACAACAAAGAGCTTTTCGATTATATGAAAAATCTGTTGTCAGGCAAAGTTTCAAACGTAAAAGCATCCAAGCGTCTCAAAAAACACCCTGTGTGCTTATCGACAGACGGCGATGTGACGATCGAAATGGAAAAAATCTTAAATGCGATGCCGAATAATCCTAACGTGAAGGCTGAGAAGGTACTGGAAATCAACATCAATCACGAAGTGTTCGCATCCTTAAAAGACGCATATGACAAAGATAAAGAGAAGCTGAATCTTTATACAGCCCTGCTGTACAATCAAGCGCTCTTAATCGAAGGTTTGCCTCTTCAAGATCCAGTTGAATTCACGAACGATATTTGCAAAATCATGGTTTAATATATCAAAGCACTACAACGATGACACTGTTGTAGTGCTTTTTTTATACGATCAACCACTCTTATAGTCGGGAAAGGTTTCCTTTACCTCATATTGTTTCTTCGAGTCCGAGTTTGCATACACATAAGCCAATAACCGATCTTGATCAATTCCCAGAGAGCTAGCCACTTTTACGATATCTAATTCATAAGAAATGCTTGGAATTTGATTGGACTTGACGGACATATGCTTCAACCATCCTTCGAATAATGTAATTAATGGAAACTCAATCCGTAAATATGATATAGTTTTCTTACAAACATAAATCGGTACGATAAAGGCAAAACCACTGAAAAGTGGTGACGCAAAGCTACAGGGACTAAAATGGCATTCTTGAATGTCCAAAATGTCAGCCAGCTACCGCCTCCGTCCGATTGT
It contains:
- a CDS encoding TetR/AcrR family transcriptional regulator, producing the protein MSPLNEQQLTQIRDDRREQIKKAALTVFARHGIAGTKMSMIAAEAGISQGLFYRYYSSKDSLFIALVQELMEEAGKEIAYIAQIPGTPVEQLKALTQGMLDEDNKHAFMLIQQARKNEDVPEEVKQALEKHSPKVLIDLLVPLFIKGQQAGEFSAGDPRELLSWYFNIINSLIMQEQEYEEYGFPSVDILMRIITK
- a CDS encoding YhgE/Pip domain-containing protein translates to MYLKKPQTIVAVVVALMAQLIFCVVWMTAYDGVQDRVSHLKIAIVNEDGEFGKSIENQLQSNLLFEIISSTKEQAMVDLLGRDVHLVLTIPTNFGQSLTTPGKQAELSYLINESNPQLTKSVMQTLVTKVTYELNHKASLQGTQIALQQLKLPAQEASETAQNLLNKVKSNEQLLNPVRGMHNQMVPMMLVLASYVGAMLMAMNLHQATESIGTVISKWRHVAIRSLITVFAAFLISIVGSSVIALLGGQMGSGFGTFWLFHCLTLLAFMFFAQTFLTLLGMAGMFVNMAMLSLQLVTSGTIVPKQMLSDFYQSLGQFLPATYAVEGIMNVQFGGIQTGKDVWILFATILSSILLTVLVTMFKKQEKQVNGIETKKQLDFLPTNAH
- a CDS encoding PadR family transcriptional regulator; translated protein: MSSIRYALLTLLAREPLSGYDIKQQMNSRIGPFWKVGSNQVYPELSKMEAEGLVALQTVEQLSYRPARKLYEITEVGREALIQWTLNPEEVENVRDDFLLKAYNSWLIEPEKMIIRIEEKKKQHQERLTAYLDKVAELTQLLGHSKGDQPLDSSISVVEFGIEYERMYMDWCDKLIEKLQKIHSE
- the htpG gene encoding molecular chaperone HtpG, which produces MEKKQFQAESKRLLEMMINSIYTQREIFLRELISNASDAIDKIYYKALTDDTLVFDKDSYFIKVIADKTNRTLTLRDTGIGMTKEDLENNLGIIAKSGSLAFKKENEAKDGHNIIGQFGVGFYSAFMVADVVTVISRALGSDVAYKWESTGADGYTIETAEKDEVGTEIILKIKDNTEDENFDEYLDEYRLKAIIKKYSDFIRYPIKMDITGKRLKEGSESDFEDYQEEQHVNSMVPIWRKNKSELTPEDYEKFYHEKHYGFDKPLKHIHVSADGAVVYQAILFIPENIPFDYYSKEYEKGLELYANGVLIMNKCADLLPDYFSFVKGMVDSESLSLNISREMLQHDRQLKLIAKNISSKIKGQLQSLLKDEREKYEQFYKSFGRQLKFGVYSDYGSHKDVLQDLLMFHSSKEKKLVTLDEYVARMPEDQKYIYYASGESMERIDKLPQTELVTDKGYEILYFTDDIDEFAIKMIMTYKEKEFKSVSSGDLGIEVDDNQSETDADKNDNKELFDYMKNLLSGKVSNVKASKRLKKHPVCLSTDGDVTIEMEKILNAMPNNPNVKAEKVLEININHEVFASLKDAYDKDKEKLNLYTALLYNQALLIEGLPLQDPVEFTNDICKIMV